Part of the Halorhabdus utahensis DSM 12940 genome, CACAGACGTCGAGGAACGCGATGATTCCGTCGTGGTGACGGTCTCCGGACCGGACGGCGTCGAGACCCATCAGTCGCGGATGGTCGCCGGGTGTGACGGCCCACAGTCCCGCGTCCGTGACGCGGTTTCCCTCCCGGAACCCGACGAACTTCTCCACGGCGTCCTGGGGTTCGACGACGATCCCGACGACGGTGACTTCGTCGACGTCCACCTGACCGTGCCCCGCTTTTTCGCCTGGCGGATCCCCCGTGGTGACGCCGGCGTCGAGTACGGGCTCGCCGTCCCACCGGGTGAAGCCGCCGGGGATCGCTTCGAGGCCTTTACCGATTCCTACGGCGTCGAGACGGATCGCCGCTGCTCCGGATTGATCCCGATCGGCCCGCCGGATTCGGTCACGAGCGAGCGGACGTTTCTGCTCGGCGATGCGGCGGCCCAGACGAAACCGTTCACCGGCGGCGGGATCCGCTATGGCATGACCGCAGCTGATCACGCCGCCCGCGAGATCGACCCGACTGATCCCTCGACACTGGCTGCGTACGAGCGTGCCTGGCGGCGGGATCTGGGCCGAGAAATCTCCCTCGGGTCGTGGGTTCGTCGTGGGTACTCGTTCCCGGCGCCGCTTCAGCGAGTCGGCCTGGGGCTGTTGGCGGGCGAGATCGGCGTT contains:
- a CDS encoding geranylgeranyl reductase family protein, producing the protein MHDVIVVGAGPAGSRFARRAASDGHDILVFEQGEIGEPLACSGHVSTDVLEFVPPDDRDKLRQNEIYGARFHLGGPASRAYPFYKDEVVSRVIDRVELDRTLARAASEAGADVRDGHTVTDVEERDDSVVVTVSGPDGVETHQSRMVAGCDGPQSRVRDAVSLPEPDELLHGVLGFDDDPDDGDFVDVHLTVPRFFAWRIPRGDAGVEYGLAVPPGEAAGDRFEAFTDSYGVETDRRCSGLIPIGPPDSVTSERTFLLGDAAAQTKPFTGGGIRYGMTAADHAAREIDPTDPSTLAAYERAWRRDLGREISLGSWVRRGYSFPAPLQRVGLGLLAGEIGVHMDEPSSLFSREQLAALRSR